In Flavobacterium sp. GSB-24, the genomic window AGTACCCGAAGAATATGGTGGTTCAGGTTTGGGGTATCACGAATATGTTACTGTAATTGAAGAAATTTCAAAAGTAGATCCTTCAATAGGATTATCAGTTGCGGCACATAATTCCTTATGTACTAACCACATTTTAACCTTCGGAAATGAACAACACAAGAAAAAATGGCTTCCAAAATTAGCTACGGCAGAATATATAGGAGCATGGGGGTTAACAGAACATAATACAGGTTCTGATGCAGGAGGAATGAATACAACAGCCGTTAGAGACGGAGATCATTGGATTGTAAATGGAGCAAAAAATTTCATAACTCATGCAATTTCTGGCGACATAGCAGTTGTTATAGTACGTACTGGAGAAAAAGGTGATTCTAAAGGAATGACCGCTTTTGTTTTTGAAAAAGGGATGGCTGGTTTTTCGTCAGGAAAAAAAGAAAATAAATTAGGGATGCGAGCAAGCGAAACTGCAGAGTTAGTTTTTGATAATTGCCGAGTACCGGATGAAAATAGATTAGGTGAAGTGGGACAAGGTTTTGTTCAGGCTATGAAAATCTTGGATGGTGGAAGAATTTCCATCGGAGCTTTATCTTTAGGAATAGCAAAAGGAGCTTATGAAGCAGCATTAAAATATTCAAAAGAAAGACATCAGTTTGGTCAGCCGATAAGTAACTTTCAAGGTATTTCTTTTAAATTGGCAGACATGGCAACTGAGATTGAAGCTTCGGAGTTATTACTGCACAAAGCAGCTTTCTTAAAACAACAGCATAAACCAGTAACTACATCCGGAGCTATGGCAAAGATGTATGCTTCAGAAGCTTGTGTTAAAATAGCGAATGATGCAGTTCAGATTCATGGAGGATATGGCTATACAAAAGATTTTCCTGTAGAAAAATTTTATAGAGATTCAAAATTATGTACTATAGGAGAAGGAACAACTGAAATTCAAAAATTAGTTATTTCAAGAAATTTATTGAAAGAATAAAGAATAAAGAATAAAGAATAAAGAATAAAGAATAAAGAATAAAGAATAAAGAATAAAGAATAAAGAATAAAGAATAAAGAATAAAGAATATTATGTCTATTTTCTTTGTTCTATCATCTTTTCTCTCTTTTTAAAAATAATTCGTAATTTATAACTCATAATTCATAATTAATATTTACATTTGCAGCCTTAACGAGAGGAGGTGTCTATATTATGTTAATTATACCAATTAAAGACGGAGAAAATATCGATAGAGCATTAAAGCGCTATAAAAGAAAATTTGATAAAACAGGAACTGTTCGTCAATTAAGAGCACGTACTGCTTTTATTAAGCCTTCTGTTATCAAAAGAGCTCAAATTCAAAAAGCTGCTTACATCCAAGGCTTGAAAGATAGTTTAGAGAGTTAGTATTAGCTTTTCAAAAATAATTACCGTTAGTGGTCAAAATGTTTTAATTTTGATGCTAACGGTTTTTTTTGTGCTTAATTTTTAGATTCAATTTTGATGAAAACAAATAAAGAAGCTTTTAGGGATTATCTTTTGTTAGAGAAAAAATATTCTCCTCATACGGTTGGGGCGTATCTAAATGATATTGTTTCTTTTGAGTCTTTTGTTGTTGAATCTTTTGATCAGGATAATATTGATGCTGTAAATTATAGTCAGGTTAGGAGCTGGATTGTTTTTTTGGTTGATCAAAATATTTCTAATGTTTCTGTTAATAGAAAGATGGCTTCTTTAAAAGCATTTTATAAATTCCTTTTAAAAACAAAACAGATTGAGATTAATCCGATGTTGAAACATAAGGCTTTAAAAACGCCAAAAGTTGTTCAGGTTCCTTTTTCTGAAAAAGAATTGAAGGATTTATTAAGTCAAATTGAAGTCCCGGTAGGTTTTGAAGAAGTTCGTGATAAGCTTGTTGTTGAAATGTTTTATGTTACAGGAATGCGTCGTGCTGAATTAATTCATTTAATGATTAAAAATGTTGATCGTTCGGCTGGTGTTATAAAAGTTTTAGGAAAAAGAAATAAAGAACGTATTATTCCTATTTTACCAATTATAGTAGATCAAATTGATTCTTATATAAAGGAGAGAGATGGTTTGGATAATATTGTAGATTCAGACTATTTTTTTATTTCGAAAAAAGGGTTAAAATTGAGTGAATCTTTTGTTTATCGATTAATAAATTCATACTTTAGTAGGGTCTCAGAAAAGGTGAAGAAAAGTCCGCATGTGCTTCGTCATACTTTTGCAACTCACTTATTGAATAATGGGGCAGATTTGAATTCAGTTAAAGAATTATTAGGGCATTCTAGTTTGGCGTCTACGCAAGTTTATACTCATAATAGTTTGGCGGAGCTTAAAAAAGTATATAAAGGTGCGCATCCTAGAAATAAGTGATAATTCTAAATGTTAAATCCTAAAATTTGTATTATGAAGGTAGATGTTCATGCAGTTAATTTTACTGTCGACAGAAAATTGGTCGATTTTATTCAGGAAAGAATGGATAAGTTAGAAAAATACTACGATCGAGTGGTTTCTTCAGATGTTTTTTTAAAAGTTGAAAGAACAAGTGATAAAGAAAATAAGGTGGTAGAGATAAAGATTAATGTTCCTGGTGATGATTTTTTGGTAAAAAAACAGTGTAAGACATTTGAGGAGGCGGTTGAGCTTTCTGCAGAATCTTTAGAACGTTTGCTTGTAAAAAGGAAAGAAAAAATAAGAGCACATATTTAATTGAAATTTTTTTTAAAAAATGTTTTGATTAAAAGATAAAATACCTACATTTGCAGTCCGTTAGAAATAGCGGACTTTTTTAATGCATTCGCCGATGTAGCTCAGCTGGCTAGAGCAGCTGATTTGTAATCAGCAGGTCGTGGGTTCGAGTCCCTCTATCGGCTCAAAAAAAGTTTCAAATGCGATTTGAAATTCGTTCTTAAAATAATGGAATTAAAAAATTAGGGGAGATACTCAAGCGGCCAACGAGGGCAGACTGTAAATCTGCTGTGTGAACTTCGCAGGTTCGAATCCTGCTCTCCCCACAAAAAAAGAAGGTGAGATTTTGGGTTTTAGATTTTGAAAATCTGAAATCTAAATTCGGAAATCTAAAATCAGAACTCTCTGCCGGTGTAGCTCAGGGGTAGAGTGCTTCCTTGGTAAGGAAGAGGTCTCGGGTTCAAATCCCGACATTGGCTCAAGTAAGTAGGAAATTGAAAATTAATATATAACTAAGATTAAAAATTAAGTAAAATGGCAAAGGAGAATTTTAATCGTTCCAAACCGCACTTAAACATAGGTACAATTGGACACGTGGATCACGGAAAAACTACATTAACTGCTGCAATTACTAAAGTATTGTCAGATGCTGGTTACTGTCAAGCAAAATCGTTTGATCAAATCGATAACGCTCCAGAGGAGAAAGAAAGAGGTATTACTATTAATACATCACACGTAGAGTATGAAACAGCTAACCGTCACTACGCTCACGTTGACTGTCCAGGTCACGCGGATTACGTAAAGAACATGGTTACTGGAGCAGCTCAAATGGACGGAGCTATCTTAGTAGTTGCTGCTACAGATGGTCCAATGCCACAAACTCGTGAGCACATCCTTTTAGGTCGTCAGGTTGGTATTCCAAGAATCGTTGTTTTCATGAACAAAGTGGATATGGTTGATGATGCTGAGTTGTTAGAGCTTGTTGAGATGGAAATTAGAGATTTATTATCTTTCTACGAATATGATGGAGATAATGGTCCAGTTATTCAAGGTTCTGCTTTAGGAGGATTGAATAATGATGCTGCATGGGTTCCTAAAATTTTAGAATTGATGGATGCTGTTGATGCTTGGATCGAAGAGCCAGTACGTGACGTAGCTAAACCATTCTTGATGCCAGTAGAGGACGTATTTACAATTACAGGTCGTGGAACTGTTGCTACAGGTCGTATCGAAACTGGTATTGCTAATACAGGAGATCCTGTTGAAATCATTGGTATGGGAGCTGAAAAATTAACTTCTACTATTACAGGAGTTGAGATGTTCCGTAAAATCCTTGACAGAGGAGAAGCTGGAGATAACGTAGGTTTATTGTTAAGAGGTATTGATAAAGCTGATATCAAAAGAGGTATGGTTATTATTAAGCCAGGTTCAGTAAAACCACACGCTAAATTCAAAGCTGAGGTTTATATCTTGAAAAAAGAAGAAGGTGGACGTCACACTCCATTCCACAATAACTACCGTCCACAGTTCTACGTACGTACAACTGACGTAACAGGAGTTATTTCTTTACCAGCAGGTGTAGAGATGGTAATGCCGGGTGATAACTTGACAATTGAGGTTGCTTTATTAAGCCCAATCGCAATGAACGTAGGTTTACGTTTTGCTATCCGTGAAGGTGGTAGAACAGTAGGTGCTGGTCAGGTTACTGAAATTTTAGAATAATTTCTATAAATATTAAAAAGCCAGTTGACTTTCTTAAATGAGGTCACTGGCTTTTAATTACGGGCGTAGTTCAAGGGTAGAATAGCGGTCTCCAAAACCGTTGATGGGGGTTCGAATCCCTCCGCCCGTGCAATAAAAAAATATATCAAATGACAAAAGTTACTAATTATTTATCAGAGGCTTTCGAAGAGTTAAAGTCAAATGTTACTTGGCCAGCTTGGGCTGAAGTTCAAAAATTGACAATTGTTGTGGCTGTATTTTCTATCTTATTCGCTTTGGCAACATGGGGAGTAGATGAATTTTTTGCAAAAGCTTTGGCTGGATTTTTTAACTGGTTAAAAGGATAATTTTTTTGTGATGGCAGATAATAATGTGAAAAAATGGTATGTAGTTAGAGCTGTAAGCGGACAAGAAAACAAAGTCAAAGCTTATATCGAAACTGAAATTGCCAGATTAGGTATGGGTGATTATGTTTCCCAGGTTTTAGTGCCTACAGAAAAAGTAGTTACTGTAAAAGAGGGAAAGAAAATGTCTAAGGATAAAGTTTATTTTCCTGGATATGTTATGATCGAAGCCAACTTGGTTGGTGAGATACCTCATATTATTAAGTCAATTACTAGTGTTATTGGTTTTTTAGGAGAGACTAAAGGCGGGGAACCTGTTCCTTTGAGACTATCTGAAGTTAACCGTATGTTAGGTAAGGTAGATGAATTGGCTGTAAATACAGATACAAGATCTATACCATTTAGTGTTGGCGAGACTGTTAAGGTTATTGATGGTCCTTTTAACGGATTTAATGGTTCTGTTGAAAAAATCAATGAAGAGAAGCGTAAACTTGAGGTTATGGTTAAGATTTTCGGAAGAAAAACACCATTAGAATTAAGCTTTATGCAAGTAGAAAAAGTATAATTTTTTGTTACACTATAATAACCATTGTAATCGCTTCCATTGATTACAGTGTTAAATTTTTTAAAAATGGCTAAAGAAATTAGTAAGGTAGTTAAACTACAAGTTAAGGGAGGTGCTGCGAACCCGTCGCCACCGGTTGGACCTGCTTTAGGAGCTGCTGGGGTTAATATCATGGAGTTTTGTAAGCAATTTAATGCTAGAACTCAAGATAAACCTGGCAAAATTTGTCCAGTGCAAATCACTGTGTACAAAGACAAATCATTTGATTTTGTTGTTAAGACTCCTCCAGCAGCGGTTCAGTTAATGGAAGCTGCAAAGCTAAAATCTGGTTCTGGTGAGCCTAATCGTAAAAAAGTAGCTAGCGTTACTTGGGAACAAATTAGAACTATTGCTGAAGACAAAATGCCAGACTTAAACGCTTTCACTGTGGAAGCTGCAATGAGTATGGTTGCTGGAACAGCTAGATCTATGGGTATAACTGTATCAGGAGACGCTCCTTTTTAATTAAGAAAAAGACATGGCAAAATTAACAAAAAAGCAAAAAGAGGCTGCTTCAAAAATTGAAAAGAACAAACTATATTCTCTTAAAGATGCAGCTGCATTAATAAAAGTAGTTGCTTCTGCA contains:
- the raiA gene encoding ribosome-associated translation inhibitor RaiA translates to MKVDVHAVNFTVDRKLVDFIQERMDKLEKYYDRVVSSDVFLKVERTSDKENKVVEIKINVPGDDFLVKKQCKTFEEAVELSAESLERLLVKRKEKIRAHI
- a CDS encoding tyrosine-type recombinase/integrase translates to MKTNKEAFRDYLLLEKKYSPHTVGAYLNDIVSFESFVVESFDQDNIDAVNYSQVRSWIVFLVDQNISNVSVNRKMASLKAFYKFLLKTKQIEINPMLKHKALKTPKVVQVPFSEKELKDLLSQIEVPVGFEEVRDKLVVEMFYVTGMRRAELIHLMIKNVDRSAGVIKVLGKRNKERIIPILPIIVDQIDSYIKERDGLDNIVDSDYFFISKKGLKLSESFVYRLINSYFSRVSEKVKKSPHVLRHTFATHLLNNGADLNSVKELLGHSSLASTQVYTHNSLAELKKVYKGAHPRNK
- the rpsU gene encoding 30S ribosomal protein S21, whose protein sequence is MLIIPIKDGENIDRALKRYKRKFDKTGTVRQLRARTAFIKPSVIKRAQIQKAAYIQGLKDSLES
- the secE gene encoding preprotein translocase subunit SecE, translating into MTKVTNYLSEAFEELKSNVTWPAWAEVQKLTIVVAVFSILFALATWGVDEFFAKALAGFFNWLKG
- a CDS encoding acyl-CoA dehydrogenase family protein, producing the protein MNFDYNETQQMIAQSIKDFAEKNIKPYIMEWDESQIFPIPLFKQLGEMGFMGVLVPEEYGGSGLGYHEYVTVIEEISKVDPSIGLSVAAHNSLCTNHILTFGNEQHKKKWLPKLATAEYIGAWGLTEHNTGSDAGGMNTTAVRDGDHWIVNGAKNFITHAISGDIAVVIVRTGEKGDSKGMTAFVFEKGMAGFSSGKKENKLGMRASETAELVFDNCRVPDENRLGEVGQGFVQAMKILDGGRISIGALSLGIAKGAYEAALKYSKERHQFGQPISNFQGISFKLADMATEIEASELLLHKAAFLKQQHKPVTTSGAMAKMYASEACVKIANDAVQIHGGYGYTKDFPVEKFYRDSKLCTIGEGTTEIQKLVISRNLLKE
- the tuf gene encoding elongation factor Tu is translated as MAKENFNRSKPHLNIGTIGHVDHGKTTLTAAITKVLSDAGYCQAKSFDQIDNAPEEKERGITINTSHVEYETANRHYAHVDCPGHADYVKNMVTGAAQMDGAILVVAATDGPMPQTREHILLGRQVGIPRIVVFMNKVDMVDDAELLELVEMEIRDLLSFYEYDGDNGPVIQGSALGGLNNDAAWVPKILELMDAVDAWIEEPVRDVAKPFLMPVEDVFTITGRGTVATGRIETGIANTGDPVEIIGMGAEKLTSTITGVEMFRKILDRGEAGDNVGLLLRGIDKADIKRGMVIIKPGSVKPHAKFKAEVYILKKEEGGRHTPFHNNYRPQFYVRTTDVTGVISLPAGVEMVMPGDNLTIEVALLSPIAMNVGLRFAIREGGRTVGAGQVTEILE
- the nusG gene encoding transcription termination/antitermination protein NusG; amino-acid sequence: MADNNVKKWYVVRAVSGQENKVKAYIETEIARLGMGDYVSQVLVPTEKVVTVKEGKKMSKDKVYFPGYVMIEANLVGEIPHIIKSITSVIGFLGETKGGEPVPLRLSEVNRMLGKVDELAVNTDTRSIPFSVGETVKVIDGPFNGFNGSVEKINEEKRKLEVMVKIFGRKTPLELSFMQVEKV
- the rplK gene encoding 50S ribosomal protein L11 yields the protein MAKEISKVVKLQVKGGAANPSPPVGPALGAAGVNIMEFCKQFNARTQDKPGKICPVQITVYKDKSFDFVVKTPPAAVQLMEAAKLKSGSGEPNRKKVASVTWEQIRTIAEDKMPDLNAFTVEAAMSMVAGTARSMGITVSGDAPF